The Apibacter raozihei DNA segment GTTTTGATTCTACATTCTTTACCATTTGAGAGGCACTTTCAAGAGGTATATTTCCGTGTATAAACCTCCATTCCAGATCCCAGCCGTAAACTTTATATCCGGCAGAATCTAATTTTTTTGCTACGGCAAAAGCAGAAGGTTCTCCTTTAACTTTGTTGCCAATGGCCCAGGTATTTCTACCAGGCAGACGAGCAATTTTGTGTTTTATGTTTAACTTGTTTTCAGCAGTTATAAAATCCTGAAAAGAAGAAGTAGGTTTACTATAAAATAGTGCATATTTGTTGTGTGCATGAGTATTGCTGTGATTACTTACAATGAATAATTGATCATTATTAATGGAGTCTACCAGATCATTTCTTTCCTTACCTTCATTATGTGCTCCAACCATAAAGAAAGTAGCTCTAACATTATTTTCCTTAAGTATATTTTTGCAAATACGCGTTCCGGGTTGTGGTCCGTCATCTAATGTAAAATAAATATAATATTTGCTGCTATCTATTGCTGACGTTGTCATTTCTTGTTGAGATTCTTTTTCTTCATTGTCAACAGGCAAATCACTATTTTTTTTTATAGTATCGGTTAGTGTAGACGAATCTTTTTCTTTAACAGTTGATACAGTAGTGTCATTATAATTGGAAGAATAGTTTTTTACAGTTTCTTTTTTGCATCCCAAGGCAATAAAATAAGTGAATAGTAATGTGTAATAGATGGTTTTCATAATAAATTTAAGAACTATTTTAATATAATTTTAATACAAATTTAAGATTTTTTTAACAATTTATAGATGTGCAATTGCAAAATTACAAAAACTTTCAGGTAAACGGTTAAAAATATTATCGTATCCTTATAGTTGAATATTCAACTATTTTTTTTAATTTTGCAGCTTCAAATAAAAATAATGAAAGATTTTATTTATGCATTATTGAAAGTTCAAACCTCTTACAGGCAGGCTTTTCAACAAAAAATGAGAGAAAAAGGAATTTTTTTAACCTTTGAAATGTTTCAGATTATGTCTTGCTTATTTGATGAAGATGTTCTTAATCAGCAAGAAATTGCCAATAAAACGTTTAGAGATAAATCCAGTTTATCTTACATACTTAAAAACCTGGAAAAAAAAGGATTAATTAGTCGGATAGAAGATGAGTCTGATAAAAGAAATAAACTTATACATCTTACTGATAAAGGAATAGCAATGAAAACTGAAATACAGGAGATATTAAAAAATATTTATGGAAATACCTTAAAAAGAGTAGAACAACAAGAGGTATTGTCATGTATAAAACAATTAGGGACGATTGAAAAGGCATTTAAAGAGAGTATATATGAAGAATAAATTAATTATATTTATCTGTCTTAATTTGTTTGGGTATGGATATTCACAATTCACTTATAACCTGGGAGTTGAAGAATTATTTGAAAAAGGAGTCCGGACAAGTACTAAAATAAGAGCCAGTAAAATTAAGTCGGATATATCTGTAGAAAAAGAGAATCTGACCAAAATCAAAAGACTTCCTCAGGTAGGATTAACAGCAAGTAATGGATATGTTGGCAAGCCTACTATCTATAATACTGATTTATCATATTTAGGTCATCCTAAAATGCCAGACTGGCAACAAAAGTATAGTCTTGAGCTAAATCAGCCTATTTATGAGGGAGGTAAAATAAAAAACACGATTAAAGAGGCTTCGTTGGAACGACAAATAGCGGAATTAGATCTGGAAAAAGATATTTCTGATATAAAATTATTTTTGATTAAAAACTATCTGGATCTATTCAGATTATATAAACAAAAAGAAGTATTAGAGGAGAATATCAAAGAAGCCGAAAAAAATCTTCATAATATTCAAAATTTGAAAAATCAGGGGATTGTAACGAACAATGATGTTTTAAGAAATCAGATTGTCGTATCTAATTATCAGTTGTCATTAAATGAAACACGAGATGATATAAATATTATTTCACAACAATTGGATATCGTTTTAGGCTTTAATGAAAATTACATTATTATCCCGGATATGGATTTTCTTGAAAAAGAATTAGTAGTAAACTTAGAAGAATATTACGTTAAGCAGAGTTATGAAAACTATCCTCAGTTAAAAATTTCGAAGTTCAATATTGAAAAAGCTAAAATAGATGAGAAAATAGCAAAATCAAAATACTTACCGATTCTGACTCTCAATGCCGGTAATAATTTAACACGCCCCATAACTTCAACAAGTCCCGCACAAGATTTATATTTGAATAGCTGGGGAATAACCTTGGGATTAACATATAATTTATCCTCGTGGTTTGATCATAAATATACGATGAATCAGGCTAAGTACAATATCGATCTTCAGGAAAATATAAAGGAACAAACAGAGCAAAGTATAAGAATCAATATAAAATCTTTTTATACCAAACATCTTGAAGCTGTCAACCGTGTAGAAGTATTAATGAAAACTGTTGAACAGGCAAAAGACAATTACAGGATCACCAATAATAAATATTACAATCAGCTGGCTATTTTAACAGATTTATTAGATGCTTCATCGGTCCAGTTAAATGCAGAATTGCAGCTTACTTTAGCCAAAGCTAATTCTATTTACACTTATTATCAATTATTAAATGCAAGCGGTAATCTTTAATATATAATTACTTATGGAAGAGATAAAAGAAAATGATGAAAATATAAATCCTGAACAAAATAAGGGAAATAAAACTCAATCAGCGTCATCTGCCAGACAACAGGAGCATCAGTTGAAAAAAAGAGAAGCAGATAAACAGTTGCATATAAAGTTAAAAAAGAAACTCAGAAGAAATATTATTGTTAACAGCATCTGTATTTTGATTACTTTAATTGGAATAGGCTGGGTTATACATTATTTCTGGAGATACTATGAATATGAAATTACTAATGATGCGGTAATAGATCAATACATTACTCCAGTAAATACAAGGATAGCTGGATATATTAAAGAAATACGTTTCAATGAACATCAAAAAGTTAAAGCAGGAGATACATTAGTCATAATTGATGACAGTGAATTAAAAATCAGATTGCTGGATGCCCAGGCAGCTCTTAAAGATGCTCAGGCATCTAAGGAAGTACTTTCGTTTAATATCCGAACTTCCGAAAATACTGTAGCGGTCTCTGAAGCCAATATAGCAGAAGCAAGGGTAAGAATGGAAAATGCCCGAAAAGATTATTTAAGATATGAAAATTTATTAAAAGAAGAATCTGTTCCACAACAGCAATTTGATCAGAAAAAAACAGAATATGAGGCTTATCAGGCAAAATATGAATCTTTAGTAAGACAAAAACAAACCAATGTATCGAGTAGCGAGGGTATAAGTAAAAAACAGGAGAATGCAGAAGCTTTAATATTGAGAAGTCAGGCAAATCTGGATATGGCGAAATTAAATTTAACCTATACAGTAATTACAGCACCTTATGACGGATATGTTGGCAGAAAATCTATAGAAATAGGAGAGTTGGTTCAGGCAGGGCAGGTGCTTACCAATATTGTAAAAAATAACGATAAATGGGTTACAGCTAACTATAAAGAAAAACAAATTGCTAACATATATATAGGACAGAAAGTGAATATCAGAGTTGATGCTGTAAAAGATAAAGTATTTGAGGGAAGGGTAGTTGCGATCTCTGAGGCAACTGGTTCCAAATATTCCATGATACCAACAGACAACTCTGCGGGGAATTTTGTTAAAATTCAGCAGCGGATACCTGTTAGAATTGAATTTACCGCAATGTCGAAAGAAGATAAAGATAAATTACGGGCAGGAATGATGGTCGAAACCGAAGCTGAAATTAAATGATTCACAGACATATTTTTCGAAATCGTACGCCTCGCTGGTTAATGTACATGGTAGCTTATACCATTATGGCGCCTATTATGTTAATTAATGGAGCTTACACAGGTAGTTCCATTG contains these protein-coding regions:
- a CDS encoding TolC family protein, with amino-acid sequence MKNKLIIFICLNLFGYGYSQFTYNLGVEELFEKGVRTSTKIRASKIKSDISVEKENLTKIKRLPQVGLTASNGYVGKPTIYNTDLSYLGHPKMPDWQQKYSLELNQPIYEGGKIKNTIKEASLERQIAELDLEKDISDIKLFLIKNYLDLFRLYKQKEVLEENIKEAEKNLHNIQNLKNQGIVTNNDVLRNQIVVSNYQLSLNETRDDINIISQQLDIVLGFNENYIIIPDMDFLEKELVVNLEEYYVKQSYENYPQLKISKFNIEKAKIDEKIAKSKYLPILTLNAGNNLTRPITSTSPAQDLYLNSWGITLGLTYNLSSWFDHKYTMNQAKYNIDLQENIKEQTEQSIRINIKSFYTKHLEAVNRVEVLMKTVEQAKDNYRITNNKYYNQLAILTDLLDASSVQLNAELQLTLAKANSIYTYYQLLNASGNL
- a CDS encoding MarR family winged helix-turn-helix transcriptional regulator, with the translated sequence MKDFIYALLKVQTSYRQAFQQKMREKGIFLTFEMFQIMSCLFDEDVLNQQEIANKTFRDKSSLSYILKNLEKKGLISRIEDESDKRNKLIHLTDKGIAMKTEIQEILKNIYGNTLKRVEQQEVLSCIKQLGTIEKAFKESIYEE
- a CDS encoding polysaccharide deacetylase family protein translates to MKTIYYTLLFTYFIALGCKKETVKNYSSNYNDTTVSTVKEKDSSTLTDTIKKNSDLPVDNEEKESQQEMTTSAIDSSKYYIYFTLDDGPQPGTRICKNILKENNVRATFFMVGAHNEGKERNDLVDSINNDQLFIVSNHSNTHAHNKYALFYSKPTSSFQDFITAENKLNIKHKIARLPGRNTWAIGNKVKGEPSAFAVAKKLDSAGYKVYGWDLEWRFIHGNIPLESASQMVKNVESKLKSGKTFMPKSIVILVHDRMFQRPQYADSLRKFITALKQNDKYIFETLDKYPTLTSIDKKPLEKK
- a CDS encoding HlyD family secretion protein codes for the protein MEEIKENDENINPEQNKGNKTQSASSARQQEHQLKKREADKQLHIKLKKKLRRNIIVNSICILITLIGIGWVIHYFWRYYEYEITNDAVIDQYITPVNTRIAGYIKEIRFNEHQKVKAGDTLVIIDDSELKIRLLDAQAALKDAQASKEVLSFNIRTSENTVAVSEANIAEARVRMENARKDYLRYENLLKEESVPQQQFDQKKTEYEAYQAKYESLVRQKQTNVSSSEGISKKQENAEALILRSQANLDMAKLNLTYTVITAPYDGYVGRKSIEIGELVQAGQVLTNIVKNNDKWVTANYKEKQIANIYIGQKVNIRVDAVKDKVFEGRVVAISEATGSKYSMIPTDNSAGNFVKIQQRIPVRIEFTAMSKEDKDKLRAGMMVETEAEIK